Proteins encoded in a region of the Mucilaginibacter sabulilitoris genome:
- a CDS encoding D-alanine--D-alanine ligase yields MKKNIALLAGGFTGEYEVSVNSAKNIADNLPADKYTVYTIFINRDKWFHEAAGELVDVDKNDFTITLNGGKIKFDFAFITVHGTPGEDGKLQGYFDMLGIPYNTCDATTSAITMNKAYTKALVNGIHGLHTAHSMRLFEKDMHDVAIIAATLKFPLFIKPNNGGSSVGMSKVYNVAGLPDALKKAFHEDEQILVEEFIKGREFSIGIARLHGKITVLPATEIISSKDFFDYEAKYTPGVTKEVTPADLSPAQNEQIANIVTEIYTRLNCKGMVRIDFILLEGSNDFYFIEVNTTPGQSANSLIPQQVRAAGMNVGEFYSALIEGAL; encoded by the coding sequence ATGAAAAAAAATATAGCCCTTTTAGCCGGCGGTTTTACCGGCGAGTATGAAGTATCTGTAAACAGCGCTAAAAATATTGCCGATAACTTGCCTGCAGATAAGTACACAGTTTACACCATATTTATTAACCGCGACAAGTGGTTTCATGAAGCTGCCGGCGAATTGGTTGATGTTGACAAAAATGATTTTACGATAACCCTTAACGGCGGAAAAATAAAATTTGATTTTGCCTTTATCACCGTGCACGGTACCCCCGGCGAGGATGGTAAACTACAGGGGTATTTTGATATGCTGGGCATACCTTATAATACTTGTGATGCTACTACATCGGCTATTACCATGAATAAGGCTTACACCAAAGCTTTGGTAAATGGTATTCACGGGTTGCATACCGCCCATTCCATGCGTCTGTTTGAAAAAGATATGCACGATGTGGCTATTATTGCGGCTACGTTGAAATTTCCCTTGTTCATTAAACCCAATAATGGTGGCAGCAGCGTGGGTATGAGTAAGGTTTATAACGTTGCCGGGCTGCCCGACGCATTAAAAAAAGCATTCCATGAAGATGAGCAAATACTGGTTGAGGAATTTATAAAAGGCCGGGAGTTTAGCATAGGCATAGCGAGGCTGCATGGTAAAATAACCGTTTTGCCAGCCACAGAAATTATCAGCTCTAAGGATTTTTTCGATTACGAAGCTAAATACACTCCCGGCGTAACGAAAGAAGTAACTCCGGCTGACCTGTCGCCTGCGCAAAACGAACAGATAGCAAATATTGTGACCGAGATTTATACCCGGCTTAACTGTAAAGGGATGGTAAGGATAGATTTTATTTTGCTGGAGGGCAGTAACGATTTTTACTTTATTGAGGTTAATACCACACCGGGCCAATCGGCTAATAGTTTGATACCGCAGCAGGTTAGGGCAGCGGGTATGAATGTGGGCGAGTTTTACAGTGCCCTGATAGAGGGGGCATTATAA
- a CDS encoding PASTA domain-containing protein yields MAIITVIAVVLIAFYSLGYYTHHGSGIPVPKLKGQSVDRATATLKEQGFDYKIDSVYVQDVAPGTIVEQDPDAGTNVKEGRVVYLTMVTLQAPNISLPDLDQSSYREAIATLSNYGLKVGDTTYRSDIARDRILEVRFGGQVIKAGTKIPKGSRIDLVLGDGEGASEVDIPELVNLDLDAARFAIKGSGLTIGTITYQGSITDSTNVVVVAQFPMKTDSLSKTSIGTRINITVTQGTKTELPKTDAPANYCNRTAYPHK; encoded by the coding sequence ATGGCTATTATCACAGTAATAGCTGTTGTTTTAATAGCCTTTTACAGTCTTGGATATTATACCCATCATGGCTCAGGCATACCGGTGCCAAAATTAAAAGGGCAATCTGTTGACAGGGCTACCGCCACTTTAAAAGAACAGGGTTTTGACTATAAAATTGATTCGGTTTACGTGCAGGATGTGGCGCCTGGCACTATTGTAGAGCAAGATCCCGATGCGGGTACTAATGTAAAAGAAGGCCGGGTTGTTTACTTAACCATGGTTACTTTACAGGCTCCTAATATTTCACTTCCTGATCTGGATCAGAGCAGTTACCGCGAGGCTATTGCAACACTGTCAAACTATGGCTTAAAAGTTGGTGATACCACCTATCGCTCAGATATTGCCCGTGACCGTATCCTGGAAGTGCGTTTTGGCGGACAGGTAATTAAAGCAGGCACCAAGATACCTAAAGGATCGCGCATTGACCTGGTTTTGGGCGACGGCGAAGGTGCCAGCGAAGTTGACATTCCGGAACTGGTAAACCTTGACCTGGATGCCGCCCGTTTTGCCATTAAAGGATCGGGGTTAACTATTGGTACAATAACCTATCAGGGCTCTATTACCGACTCAACCAATGTGGTTGTGGTAGCACAATTTCCTATGAAAACTGATTCGTTAAGCAAAACCAGCATTGGTACGCGCATAAACATTACAGTTACCCAAGGCACTAAAACAGAACTCCCTAAAACAGATGCCCCGGCAAATTATTGCAACCGAACTGCTTACCCGCATAAATAA
- a CDS encoding YihY/virulence factor BrkB family protein encodes MKWLHHFLLRFAFYRYLIDWTRYIILPGFRPLPLYTVIDFFIKEISNSSLVNRASSLAYSFMLAIFPATIFLCTLIPYIPITDFQGELLRVLKNIMPTNAYQAFSDTIIDIIKNQNSKLLSFGFLLTVYFATNGVINLMKAFNKSSLITDRRSWLKKRGVALALTVAISFALVIAIGILVAGQGLISFIKHHFASRNLFWYYCILLFRWIVSWLVIIIIFFATISVLYRYGPAHKKRWKFINPGSILATGLAVLTSIGFSYYINNFSSYNKVYGSIGTLIVVMIWMYLNSLILLIGFELNASIELSKRNIRIVKPRYNSFRSKKTDTSKN; translated from the coding sequence ATGAAATGGCTGCATCATTTTTTACTCCGGTTTGCTTTTTACCGATACCTTATTGACTGGACAAGATACATCATACTTCCGGGTTTTCGCCCCTTGCCCCTGTATACCGTTATTGACTTTTTTATTAAGGAAATAAGTAACAGTTCACTGGTAAACCGGGCCTCGTCACTGGCTTATAGTTTTATGCTGGCTATTTTTCCTGCCACTATATTTTTATGCACGCTCATCCCCTATATTCCAATAACTGACTTTCAGGGCGAACTATTACGGGTACTTAAAAACATAATGCCTACAAATGCCTACCAGGCGTTTAGCGATACCATTATAGATATTATCAAAAACCAAAACAGTAAATTACTATCATTTGGTTTTTTATTAACCGTGTATTTTGCCACCAATGGCGTTATTAACCTGATGAAGGCGTTTAATAAATCATCGCTTATAACTGATAGGCGAAGCTGGTTAAAAAAACGCGGTGTAGCCCTTGCGCTCACAGTAGCTATCAGCTTTGCACTTGTGATAGCCATAGGCATACTGGTGGCCGGACAAGGCCTTATAAGCTTTATAAAGCACCATTTCGCAAGCCGGAACCTCTTTTGGTATTACTGTATATTATTATTTCGATGGATTGTTAGCTGGCTTGTTATTATCATTATATTTTTTGCCACCATATCTGTTTTATACCGTTACGGTCCGGCGCATAAAAAACGCTGGAAGTTTATTAATCCCGGATCAATTTTAGCAACCGGGCTTGCAGTGTTAACCTCGATAGGTTTTTCTTATTATATCAATAATTTCTCCTCTTATAATAAAGTTTACGGCTCTATCGGAACATTAATAGTTGTGATGATTTGGATGTACCTGAACTCGCTAATTTTGCTCATCGGTTTTGAATTAAACGCCAGTATTGAGCTTTCAAAACGCAATATACGGATAGTAAAACCCCGTTATAACAGCTTCAGAAGCAAAAAAACAGACACTTCCAAAAATTAA
- the mltG gene encoding endolytic transglycosylase MltG, which produces MTEQKAPSKGILKKFIIALVLVIIVLLGFTAANYYFKYFGPNVTGKQQYLYIHTGATYDEVLKTIKQQEMVKDTASFNWAAGNMNYTKRVKPGKYRLLEGMGNRKFINMLASGTQEPVTLEFHGLRQKEQFAGFISKKIEPDSTSLINLLDSASFVAKYGFTTDNVYTMFMPNSYQLYWNTSPDKFFEKMYKNYEKFWTPERKQQAAAINLTPQEVSVLASIVDAEALHDDEMPIVAGLYLNRLKKGMKLDADPTVIFALNDFTIKRVLNRYLSYNSPYNTYLHTGLPPGPIMMPSVNAVKAVLNYQKNEYLYMCAKADFSGYHAFATNVADHLVNAHKFQQVLNERNIKR; this is translated from the coding sequence ATGACTGAACAAAAGGCACCGTCAAAGGGTATATTAAAAAAATTCATCATAGCCCTGGTGCTCGTTATTATTGTATTGCTGGGCTTTACCGCGGCAAATTATTATTTCAAATACTTTGGCCCCAATGTTACCGGCAAACAGCAATATCTATATATACATACTGGAGCCACCTATGATGAGGTATTGAAAACCATAAAGCAACAGGAAATGGTTAAAGATACCGCATCGTTTAACTGGGCTGCGGGTAATATGAATTACACCAAACGGGTAAAACCTGGTAAGTACCGCCTGCTCGAAGGTATGGGCAACCGTAAGTTTATTAACATGCTGGCTTCCGGCACGCAGGAACCGGTTACACTTGAATTTCATGGTTTAAGGCAAAAAGAACAATTTGCTGGATTTATCTCCAAAAAAATAGAACCCGATTCAACATCTCTGATTAACCTGCTCGATTCGGCAAGTTTTGTGGCCAAATATGGTTTTACTACTGACAATGTGTACACCATGTTTATGCCCAACTCCTACCAGTTGTACTGGAATACATCTCCCGATAAGTTTTTTGAGAAGATGTATAAGAATTATGAAAAATTCTGGACACCGGAGCGTAAACAACAGGCGGCAGCCATAAACCTCACCCCACAGGAAGTATCTGTTTTAGCCTCGATAGTTGATGCCGAAGCCTTGCACGACGATGAAATGCCGATAGTCGCCGGTTTATACCTTAACCGCCTCAAAAAAGGCATGAAACTGGACGCGGATCCAACCGTGATTTTCGCGCTGAATGATTTTACCATTAAAAGGGTTTTAAACCGTTATCTGTCATACAATTCGCCGTATAATACTTATTTGCATACCGGTTTGCCTCCTGGCCCTATCATGATGCCGTCGGTAAATGCGGTAAAGGCTGTATTGAACTATCAAAAAAACGAATACCTATATATGTGTGCAAAGGCAGATTTCTCCGGCTATCATGCCTTTGCGACCAACGTAGCCGATCATTTGGTGAACGCTCATAAATTTCAGCAGGTCCTTAACGAAAGAAACATTAAGCGATAA
- a CDS encoding ABC transporter ATP-binding protein, translated as MLQFVKFKKLYGGFPALKVDELSISPGIYWIKGVNGSGKSTLLKSIAGILSFEGDILLDNSISIKKQPVAYRKLVNFAEAEPLFPEFLTGKELIALFAQAKDAPEGQEQHYIDTMQMQAFVNRPVGTYSSGMLKKLSLVLAFMGRPKLILLDEPLIIIDTASLKILNTWIAERHNQEGTSFLLSSHQALEHAELPIARELMVEEQTLKFIA; from the coding sequence ATGTTACAATTTGTAAAATTCAAAAAACTATATGGCGGTTTCCCGGCGCTCAAAGTTGATGAACTATCTATAAGTCCCGGTATTTACTGGATAAAAGGGGTGAACGGCTCTGGTAAGAGTACTTTACTAAAATCGATTGCCGGTATTTTATCATTTGAGGGCGATATTTTGCTTGATAACAGCATCAGCATAAAGAAGCAACCCGTAGCTTACCGTAAGCTGGTGAACTTTGCCGAGGCCGAGCCACTGTTTCCTGAATTTTTAACCGGTAAGGAACTGATAGCTTTGTTTGCCCAGGCCAAAGATGCACCCGAGGGGCAGGAACAGCATTATATTGACACCATGCAAATGCAGGCCTTTGTAAACCGGCCGGTAGGCACTTATTCCAGCGGAATGCTCAAAAAGCTGTCGCTTGTACTGGCTTTTATGGGCAGGCCTAAACTTATCCTGCTCGACGAGCCTTTGATTATCATTGATACCGCTTCGCTAAAAATATTGAACACCTGGATAGCCGAACGGCATAATCAGGAAGGTACAAGCTTTCTGTTATCATCACACCAAGCGCTGGAACATGCTGAGTTGCCCATAGCCCGCGAACTGATGGTTGAGGAACAAACCCTGAAATTTATAGCCTGA
- a CDS encoding rhodanese-like domain-containing protein yields MPRQIIATELLTRINNGEHLNVLDVREIMEYHTYNIGGNNIPLRKLEQSINELGYNKTDEIIVICKVGLRSETAQTILLQNGYQNVKNLTGGLLALRKLK; encoded by the coding sequence ATGCCCCGGCAAATTATTGCAACCGAACTGCTTACCCGCATAAATAACGGCGAGCATTTAAACGTGCTTGATGTAAGGGAAATTATGGAATACCATACCTATAACATAGGCGGTAATAATATCCCATTGCGCAAACTTGAACAAAGCATAAATGAATTGGGGTATAACAAAACAGATGAGATCATCGTTATCTGCAAGGTTGGTTTAAGGAGCGAAACCGCTCAAACTATATTGCTGCAAAATGGTTATCAAAATGTTAAAAATTTAACCGGTGGATTATTAGCGCTCCGGAAATTAAAATAA
- a CDS encoding acyl-CoA thioesterase: MFEHTTKIRVRYGETDQMGYMYYGNYAEFYEVGRVEMLRSLGLTYSGMEQSGIMMPVLELKCKYLKPALYDEEISVKVIMDRMPGIRIHFRYELFNEKAELINQGETLLVFINMKTNRPCLPPQDFIDKLVPFF; the protein is encoded by the coding sequence ATGTTTGAGCATACCACAAAGATACGGGTGCGGTACGGAGAAACCGACCAGATGGGTTATATGTACTACGGCAATTATGCCGAATTTTATGAAGTGGGCCGCGTCGAAATGCTTAGAAGTTTAGGCCTAACTTATAGCGGCATGGAGCAATCGGGCATCATGATGCCTGTACTTGAACTAAAATGTAAATACCTGAAACCGGCATTGTACGATGAGGAGATCAGCGTTAAGGTAATTATGGACAGGATGCCCGGCATTCGTATCCATTTCAGGTATGAACTTTTTAACGAAAAAGCCGAACTCATAAACCAGGGTGAAACGCTGCTTGTTTTCATCAATATGAAAACTAACCGTCCATGCCTGCCCCCTCAGGATTTCATTGATAAATTGGTACCATTTTTTTGA